From the Leptolyngbya sp. O-77 genome, one window contains:
- a CDS encoding glycosyltransferase, whose amino-acid sequence MNSVGVVAIGRNEGDRLRQCLSSVVGLAAQVVYVDSGSTDGSVELARSLGAEVVALDLSIPFTAARARNAGFARLLELLPQAEFVQFVDGDCEIVSGWIEQATQALHDHPDWAVVCGRRRERFPDATLYNRLCDIEWNTPVGEAKACGGDALMRVAAVQQVGGYNPTLIAGEEPELCVRLRQQGWKIFRLDAEMTLHDANMTRFAQWWKRTKRAGHAYAEGSWLHGAPPERHWVKETRSIWLWGLGIPLGAIALAPFTQGFSLLLLLGYPVTIYRIYRYFKQQGYKASDALPYAISCVLGKFPGLAGVLQFHVNRLLGRRNALIEYK is encoded by the coding sequence ATGAACAGTGTAGGAGTTGTTGCAATTGGGCGCAACGAGGGCGATCGCCTGCGGCAGTGCCTCTCATCAGTTGTGGGGCTGGCAGCGCAAGTCGTTTATGTCGATTCTGGCTCGACGGATGGCAGCGTGGAACTAGCGCGATCGCTCGGTGCGGAGGTGGTCGCGCTGGATCTGTCGATTCCCTTCACCGCGGCCCGCGCCCGCAATGCTGGGTTTGCCCGACTGCTAGAACTGCTTCCTCAAGCGGAATTTGTGCAGTTTGTCGATGGCGACTGCGAAATTGTCTCCGGTTGGATAGAACAGGCCACCCAGGCCCTGCATGACCATCCCGACTGGGCCGTGGTGTGCGGGCGGCGGCGGGAGCGCTTTCCCGACGCGACGCTCTATAACCGCCTGTGCGACATCGAGTGGAATACGCCCGTGGGCGAGGCGAAGGCGTGTGGCGGCGATGCGCTGATGCGGGTGGCGGCGGTGCAGCAGGTGGGCGGCTATAACCCCACGCTGATCGCAGGCGAGGAGCCGGAACTGTGTGTGCGCTTGCGGCAGCAGGGCTGGAAGATCTTTCGGCTGGATGCCGAGATGACGCTACACGATGCGAATATGACGCGCTTTGCTCAGTGGTGGAAGCGCACGAAGCGGGCCGGCCACGCCTACGCCGAAGGCTCCTGGCTGCACGGGGCCCCGCCGGAGCGCCACTGGGTGAAGGAAACCCGGAGTATCTGGCTTTGGGGATTGGGAATTCCCCTGGGGGCGATCGCCCTCGCCCCATTCACCCAAGGCTTCAGCCTGCTGCTGCTGCTGGGTTATCCCGTCACGATTTATCGCATCTATCGCTATTTCAAACAGCAGGGCTACAAAGCCTCCGACGCGCTGCCCTACGCCATATCTTGCGTGCTGGGCAAGTTTCCGGGGCTGGCGGGCGTGCTGCAATTTCACGTCAATCGCCTGCTCGGTCGCCGCAACGCGCTGATTGAATATAAATAA
- the hppD gene encoding 4-hydroxyphenylpyruvate dioxygenase: MDIQHIHFYVDHAGEWREWLIERLGFLPVATARSRETWTEIVRCGGVWIAVSSARTRSSPVARYLDRHPPGVADLAFSVSNVAAVMNQAIAAGATVLQPVVAEDLLNGTLRWGAIAGWPDLRHTLLEWSGQAAVPLWATLPDLETLDFWEPGAMSPHCAGFFEQIDHAVLNVAAGDLEPATVWYEQVLGLRRQQGFTIQTERSGLCSRVLGHPGGTVQLPINEPASPNSQIQEFLDINQGAGIQHVALRTRDALGAIAQLRQRGVEFLDVPPEYYAQLRQREGFSLSEEAWRAIAQQQILVDWAAHEPNAMLLQAFTQPIFPQPTFFLEVIERRAYWAGQQQRLPDGFGEGNFQALFRAMEREQQKRGSLG, encoded by the coding sequence ATGGACATTCAGCATATTCACTTTTATGTGGACCATGCGGGGGAATGGCGCGAGTGGTTGATCGAGCGGTTGGGCTTTTTGCCTGTGGCGACGGCCCGCAGCCGCGAAACCTGGACAGAAATCGTGCGCTGTGGAGGGGTGTGGATAGCGGTATCCTCAGCCCGAACCCGCAGTAGCCCAGTGGCGCGTTATCTCGATCGGCACCCGCCGGGAGTCGCGGACTTGGCATTTAGTGTGAGCAATGTGGCGGCGGTCATGAACCAGGCGATCGCCGCTGGGGCAACCGTGTTGCAGCCCGTTGTAGCAGAAGACTTGCTCAACGGAACCCTGCGTTGGGGGGCGATCGCCGGATGGCCAGACCTGCGCCACACGCTGCTGGAATGGTCGGGACAAGCGGCAGTCCCCCTGTGGGCCACCTTGCCCGATTTAGAAACGCTGGACTTTTGGGAGCCGGGAGCCATGTCGCCTCACTGCGCTGGTTTTTTTGAACAGATCGACCATGCAGTGCTGAATGTGGCAGCAGGCGACCTAGAGCCAGCCACCGTCTGGTATGAACAGGTGCTAGGGCTGCGACGACAGCAGGGCTTCACCATTCAGACCGAGCGTTCTGGGCTGTGCAGCCGCGTGTTGGGGCATCCTGGCGGCACGGTGCAACTGCCAATTAATGAACCCGCCTCGCCCAACTCTCAAATTCAGGAGTTTCTCGATATCAACCAGGGTGCAGGGATTCAGCACGTTGCGCTGCGGACGCGGGATGCCCTGGGGGCGATCGCCCAGTTGCGCCAGCGCGGGGTCGAGTTTCTCGATGTGCCGCCAGAATACTACGCCCAACTGCGGCAGCGTGAGGGCTTTTCGCTGTCGGAGGAGGCCTGGCGGGCGATCGCCCAGCAGCAAATCCTGGTTGATTGGGCCGCCCACGAACCGAACGCCATGCTGCTCCAGGCATTTACCCAGCCCATCTTTCCACAGCCAACCTTCTTCCTAGAGGTGATCGAACGCCGCGCCTACTGGGCCGGTCAGCAGCAGCGCCTCCCCGACGGCTTTGGCGAGGGCAATTTTCAAGCCCTGTTTCGCGCAATGGAGCGAGAGCAGCAGAAGCGGGGGAGTTTGGGGTAA
- the queG gene encoding tRNA epoxyqueuosine(34) reductase QueG, with protein MTSPATPEFIQAGQVKQAALSLGFHKVGIAAVPDEAEAIALNRWLAQGYHADMAWMANSRRQDVRQIMPEVQSVICVAINYYVDLERSPASGTAKISRYAWGRDYHRVLHKKLKALCRWLEAQGDGIQTRFYADTGPIQDKVWAERAGLGWIAKNSNLITREYGSWVFLGEVLTNLPLAADTPHTQHCGTCTRCIEACPTGAIVEPFVVDANRCIAYHTIENRAEALPADIAAKLNGWVAGCDICQDVCPWNQRFAQPTDVDEFQPYPWHVNPPLAELAEISDEEWGDRTTASALRRIKPEMMRRNARAASGEGKME; from the coding sequence ATGACCTCACCTGCAACGCCAGAATTCATCCAGGCTGGGCAGGTAAAGCAAGCCGCGCTAAGCCTGGGGTTTCACAAGGTCGGCATAGCAGCGGTTCCAGACGAAGCAGAGGCGATCGCCCTCAATCGATGGCTAGCACAGGGCTATCATGCGGACATGGCGTGGATGGCGAATTCCCGGCGGCAGGACGTGCGGCAGATTATGCCAGAGGTGCAGTCCGTCATCTGCGTCGCGATCAATTACTACGTTGACCTGGAGCGATCGCCCGCTTCTGGCACTGCCAAAATCTCGCGCTACGCCTGGGGGCGAGACTATCACCGCGTCCTGCACAAAAAGCTGAAGGCGCTGTGTCGCTGGCTGGAGGCGCAGGGCGACGGCATCCAGACGCGCTTTTATGCCGACACAGGGCCGATTCAGGATAAGGTGTGGGCGGAACGGGCCGGGCTGGGCTGGATTGCCAAAAACAGCAACCTGATCACCCGCGAATATGGCTCCTGGGTGTTTTTGGGCGAAGTGCTGACGAATCTGCCGCTGGCGGCGGATACGCCCCACACCCAGCACTGCGGCACCTGCACCCGCTGCATCGAGGCGTGCCCCACAGGCGCAATTGTGGAACCCTTTGTCGTCGATGCCAACCGCTGCATCGCCTATCACACCATCGAAAATCGCGCCGAGGCGCTACCCGCCGACATCGCTGCCAAGCTGAATGGCTGGGTGGCGGGCTGCGACATTTGTCAGGACGTATGCCCCTGGAATCAGCGTTTTGCCCAACCGACAGACGTAGACGAATTTCAGCCTTATCCCTGGCATGTCAACCCGCCGCTGGCAGAGCTAGCGGAGATTTCGGATGAGGAATGGGGCGATCGCACGACGGCTTCGGCGCTGCGGCGGATCAAGCCGGAGATGATGCGGCGCAATGCGCGGGCGGCGAGTGGCGAGGGGAAGATGGAGTGA
- a CDS encoding LppP/LprE family lipoprotein, with product MRRSTSLLSAAFLVWVAGLSGAIPAGIASRVAQTPPPSSASAWLDENTPNWNQPGAAIPAAPQPEGGSNLEYCERTFRQATLPEDALVESAGWTLTGAVQIFNDTTIITGMANADGMCRPLSYQVFVFSKGAFVGTISPNVMDSRTDGSVFSVDLYQPDELSARFNRYEPEDALCCASGESRVFYEIQTEGDAVVLVPELPAATFSSPDAQ from the coding sequence ATGCGTCGTTCTACTTCCCTTCTTAGCGCTGCATTTCTGGTTTGGGTGGCCGGGCTGTCGGGGGCGATTCCCGCAGGGATCGCTTCGCGAGTCGCCCAAACCCCGCCACCCAGCTCCGCTAGCGCCTGGCTCGACGAAAACACCCCCAACTGGAACCAGCCCGGTGCTGCCATTCCCGCCGCCCCTCAGCCAGAAGGCGGCAGCAACCTGGAATATTGTGAGCGCACCTTTCGTCAGGCGACCCTGCCCGAAGATGCCCTAGTAGAGTCTGCGGGCTGGACGCTGACCGGAGCCGTCCAGATTTTTAACGACACAACTATCATTACCGGCATGGCAAACGCTGACGGGATGTGCCGCCCGCTGAGTTATCAAGTATTCGTGTTCAGCAAGGGGGCTTTTGTCGGCACGATATCGCCCAATGTGATGGATTCTCGCACCGACGGCAGCGTGTTCAGCGTGGATCTGTATCAACCGGACGAGTTGAGCGCTCGGTTTAACCGCTATGAACCGGAGGATGCGCTCTGCTGCGCTTCGGGAGAGAGCCGAGTTTTCTACGAAATTCAAACCGAAGGGGATGCCGTCGTGCTGGTGCCTGAGCTGCCAGCCGCGACCTTCTCCAGTCCGGATGCACAATAG
- a CDS encoding mechanosensitive ion channel family protein, giving the protein MRQFMRQFMRQFFAFRFAQTALRFVLISLLACGLAIAGELSSGTLPALGQLPSLPTGDASFSPPSEVSRHGEYETASIRSPLDNKMLFEVTSPTIFNRAEVPENRLPVEVRAQEVNARLWRVLNRAINAKDTPQVTIAILNNRPVLQISDDQTTRPIRLVTVTEPDSDWNGKPLDELAEEWRDILQDEMVRFKQLTSKDIIWQRLRQAFRLLVGLLLASGIIWFLQRLLTRRQRTLEARYEEQLAAIANAEKPHQRNESTVTNASSELLDGEESEAREIAEMRSHFLETLQAQFSVKRQLDVDKFLKWALFWIFVLIWYVGIARIMSTVPLLMRWSVYVWATPLALLAIWFGISLLIRISRSLIDRFLFSWKINGLLPIGETQRIALRTKTISEALKGLITFVLILVGIVWTLGLFNIPTSSILAGGAVIGLAISFGSQSLIKDLVNGCLILIEDQFAVGDVVQIGDKSGLVERLNLRVTQLRNGEGQLITIPNSNITNVCNLTRLWSRVNFSIVVAYDNDPVKVLNVLKQVSETLYREPKWRDRLIESPEVLGIDELDHTGMLVRVWIKTIPLEQWSVGREFRLRVRQAFEANHIQIGKPQWIAYNANLEKPSPEASPTS; this is encoded by the coding sequence ATGCGCCAGTTTATGCGCCAGTTTATGCGCCAGTTTTTTGCTTTTCGCTTTGCCCAAACGGCTCTCCGGTTTGTGCTGATCAGCCTGCTAGCTTGTGGGCTGGCGATCGCCGGGGAGCTTTCAAGCGGCACTCTGCCCGCCCTGGGGCAACTGCCGTCCTTGCCAACGGGCGATGCATCCTTTAGCCCGCCGTCCGAAGTGAGCCGCCACGGAGAATACGAAACTGCGTCTATTCGCTCTCCGCTGGACAATAAGATGCTCTTTGAGGTCACGTCGCCCACGATCTTTAATCGGGCGGAGGTGCCGGAAAATCGACTGCCTGTGGAAGTGCGAGCGCAGGAGGTGAATGCGCGACTGTGGCGCGTGCTGAATCGAGCGATCAATGCCAAAGACACGCCCCAAGTGACGATTGCCATTCTCAATAATCGTCCTGTTTTGCAAATCAGCGACGACCAAACCACACGCCCCATTCGCTTAGTCACCGTCACGGAACCTGACTCTGATTGGAATGGCAAACCCCTGGATGAGCTGGCAGAAGAATGGCGGGACATTCTGCAAGACGAGATGGTTCGCTTTAAGCAACTCACCTCAAAAGACATTATTTGGCAGCGCCTTCGGCAGGCATTTCGGCTTTTGGTGGGGCTGCTTTTGGCAAGTGGCATCATCTGGTTTTTGCAGCGACTTTTGACTCGCCGCCAGCGGACGTTAGAAGCCCGCTATGAGGAACAGCTTGCGGCGATCGCCAACGCAGAAAAACCTCATCAGCGTAACGAATCAACAGTCACAAATGCCTCATCCGAATTGCTAGACGGAGAAGAATCAGAAGCGCGAGAAATCGCAGAAATGCGATCGCATTTTTTAGAAACTTTGCAGGCTCAGTTCAGCGTCAAACGGCAACTCGATGTTGACAAGTTCCTGAAGTGGGCACTGTTTTGGATTTTCGTTTTGATATGGTATGTCGGCATTGCCAGAATTATGTCAACCGTGCCGCTTTTGATGCGATGGAGCGTTTACGTTTGGGCAACTCCTCTCGCTCTGCTGGCGATCTGGTTTGGCATTAGTTTACTCATTCGCATTAGCCGAAGCCTAATCGATCGATTTCTATTTTCCTGGAAGATCAATGGACTTTTGCCCATTGGAGAAACACAGCGCATTGCCCTGCGAACCAAGACAATTTCTGAAGCCCTGAAGGGGCTAATTACGTTTGTTTTGATCTTAGTGGGAATCGTCTGGACGCTGGGACTGTTCAACATTCCGACGAGTTCTATTCTGGCAGGTGGCGCAGTTATTGGCCTGGCGATTTCCTTCGGCTCTCAAAGCCTGATCAAAGATTTGGTCAACGGCTGTCTTATTTTGATCGAAGATCAGTTTGCAGTTGGAGATGTGGTGCAAATTGGGGACAAGAGCGGACTGGTTGAACGACTGAATCTGCGCGTTACTCAGCTCCGCAACGGCGAAGGACAACTGATCACTATTCCAAACAGTAACATCACCAATGTTTGCAACTTGACGCGCCTCTGGTCGCGGGTCAATTTCTCGATTGTAGTTGCTTATGACAATGATCCAGTGAAGGTTCTCAATGTGCTAAAGCAGGTTTCTGAAACACTCTATCGCGAACCCAAATGGCGCGATCGCCTGATAGAATCACCAGAAGTTTTAGGCATTGATGAACTAGACCATACAGGGATGTTGGTGCGCGTGTGGATTAAGACAATTCCGCTAGAACAATGGAGCGTTGGCCGCGAATTTCGGCTGCGCGTTCGCCAAGCATTTGAAGCGAATCATATTCAAATTGGCAAGCCCCAATGGATTGCCTACAATGCCAATTTGGAGAAGCCCAGCCCTGAAGCTAGCCCTACATCATGA
- a CDS encoding CAAD domain-containing protein, with translation MEPEVKNEINTPDFINAEDTGKLTSFGTEENTGEEWREYVDKATEFVADLPKYLSEFFGQYKSPFVTIGLLLAALIAVRLVLAILRSVNDIPLLAPTFELIGLGYTAWFVYRYLLRASNRKELVNDFNELKSQVLGHRNNPPL, from the coding sequence ATGGAACCTGAAGTCAAAAACGAAATTAACACCCCTGACTTTATCAACGCCGAGGACACGGGAAAGCTGACTTCCTTCGGCACCGAGGAAAACACGGGCGAAGAGTGGCGTGAGTACGTGGATAAAGCAACAGAATTTGTTGCCGACCTGCCCAAGTATCTATCTGAGTTTTTTGGGCAATACAAAAGCCCCTTTGTCACCATTGGTCTGCTGCTAGCAGCGCTGATTGCGGTGCGGCTGGTGCTGGCGATCCTGCGGTCGGTCAACGATATTCCCCTGCTAGCCCCGACCTTCGAGCTGATTGGGCTGGGCTATACGGCGTGGTTTGTCTATCGCTATCTGCTGCGGGCCTCAAATCGGAAGGAACTGGTCAACGATTTCAACGAGCTGAAGTCGCAAGTGCTGGGGCATCGCAATAACCCGCCGCTTTAG
- a CDS encoding glutamate synthase subunit beta, translating to MGKPTGFIEFLREAPTEREPGDRIRDWNEFHNPMPEDRLRTQGARCMDCGIPFCHTGMLISGMASGCPINNLIPEWNDLVYRGLWREALDRLHKTNNFPEFTGRVCPAPCEGSCVLGINNPPVTIKNIEYSIIEKGWEEGWITPKPPAHRTGKKVAIVGSGPAGLAAADQLNRAGHWVTVFERADRPGGLLMYGIPNMKLDKEKIVRRRLDLLEAEGIKFICNTEIGKDLPAEALLRDYDAVILCTGATKPRDLPIEGRNLNGIHFAMEFLTENTRAVLDKQPGKDYISAAGKDVVIIGGGDTGTDCVGTSIRHGCKSLVQLEIMPKPPLERAANNPWPEWPKVYKMDYGQEEAAALFGADPRTYLTTTTKFEGDENGNVKAIHITQVEWAKNDKGQFIPQPVPGTEKVLPAQLVLLAMGFLGPEQPLLDSLGIERDPRSNIKAAHGQFTTSLPGVFAAGDCRRGQSLIVWAINEGRGAARECDRYLMGSTDLP from the coding sequence ATGGGAAAACCAACCGGCTTTATCGAATTTCTCCGCGAAGCGCCCACCGAACGCGAACCGGGCGATCGCATTCGCGACTGGAACGAGTTTCATAACCCCATGCCGGAGGATCGGCTCCGCACCCAAGGGGCCCGCTGCATGGACTGTGGCATTCCCTTCTGCCACACGGGAATGCTGATCAGCGGCATGGCCAGCGGTTGCCCCATCAACAACCTGATTCCCGAATGGAATGACTTGGTGTATCGCGGGCTGTGGCGCGAAGCGCTCGATCGCCTCCACAAGACCAACAACTTTCCCGAATTCACCGGGCGCGTCTGTCCGGCTCCCTGCGAAGGCTCCTGCGTGCTGGGCATCAACAATCCGCCCGTCACCATCAAAAACATCGAATATTCCATCATCGAAAAGGGCTGGGAAGAAGGCTGGATTACGCCCAAGCCACCTGCCCACCGCACGGGCAAAAAAGTGGCGATCGTCGGGTCCGGCCCGGCTGGACTAGCCGCCGCCGACCAGCTTAACCGCGCTGGCCACTGGGTTACGGTGTTTGAGCGGGCCGATCGCCCCGGTGGGCTGCTGATGTACGGCATCCCCAACATGAAGCTGGATAAGGAAAAGATCGTGCGGCGGCGGCTGGATTTGTTAGAAGCCGAGGGCATCAAGTTTATTTGCAATACGGAAATCGGCAAAGACCTGCCAGCCGAAGCCTTGCTGCGGGATTATGATGCCGTGATTCTTTGCACAGGCGCAACCAAACCGCGCGACCTACCGATCGAAGGGCGGAACCTGAACGGGATTCACTTTGCAATGGAATTTCTCACAGAAAATACCCGCGCCGTTCTCGATAAACAACCTGGAAAAGACTACATTTCCGCAGCCGGAAAGGATGTAGTGATTATCGGTGGCGGGGACACCGGAACCGACTGCGTGGGCACGTCGATTCGCCACGGCTGCAAGAGCCTGGTGCAGCTTGAAATCATGCCTAAACCCCCGCTAGAACGCGCCGCCAACAACCCCTGGCCAGAATGGCCCAAGGTCTACAAGATGGACTATGGGCAAGAAGAGGCGGCAGCCCTGTTTGGGGCAGATCCGCGCACGTACCTCACCACCACAACGAAGTTTGAAGGGGATGAAAATGGGAACGTGAAAGCGATTCACATTACGCAGGTGGAATGGGCCAAGAATGACAAGGGACAGTTCATTCCCCAACCCGTTCCTGGAACAGAAAAAGTGCTGCCCGCTCAACTGGTGCTGTTGGCGATGGGCTTCTTGGGCCCAGAACAGCCGCTGCTGGACTCCCTGGGCATCGAGCGCGACCCCCGCAGCAATATCAAAGCTGCCCACGGTCAGTTCACCACCAGCCTTCCTGGCGTGTTTGCTGCGGGCGACTGTCGCCGGGGACAGAGCCTGATTGTCTGGGCGATCAATGAAGGGCGCGGCGCAGCGCGGGAGTGCGATCGCTACTTGATGGGCAGCACAGATCTGCCGTAA